The proteins below come from a single Cylindrospermopsis raciborskii Cr2010 genomic window:
- a CDS encoding lysophospholipid acyltransferase family protein, giving the protein MLKMQDVKTERAGWSLTHRDPQFIAKMMPLLAILYNCYFRVETSGWENIPQGKILVVGSHNGGLASPDTSMMMYDWLRRFGTERLIYGLMHPKVWEVFPPAAEIAMKGGAIRAHPKMAYAAFRAGASVLVYPGGAEDVFRPHRMRDKIYFAQRRGFIKLALRENVPIVPAISWGSHDTLIVLTDLYQIMARFHQWGMPWLFDVDPIVFPLYLGLPWGLALGPLPNIPLPAKIHTRVCPPIIFKRYGKDAVNDVSYVNECYELVRNQMQTELNQLIKEAS; this is encoded by the coding sequence ATGTTGAAAATGCAGGATGTGAAAACTGAAAGGGCGGGGTGGTCTCTCACACATAGAGATCCCCAATTTATTGCCAAGATGATGCCATTATTAGCAATTTTATATAATTGCTATTTCCGGGTAGAAACCAGTGGTTGGGAAAATATTCCACAAGGAAAAATTTTGGTTGTTGGTTCTCACAATGGGGGGTTGGCATCCCCGGATACGTCTATGATGATGTATGACTGGTTACGTCGATTTGGTACTGAAAGGCTGATTTACGGTTTAATGCATCCAAAAGTATGGGAGGTTTTTCCGCCAGCAGCTGAAATAGCTATGAAGGGAGGTGCAATCCGAGCCCATCCTAAAATGGCTTATGCAGCATTTCGTGCAGGTGCAAGTGTTTTAGTTTATCCTGGTGGCGCAGAGGATGTATTCCGTCCACATCGGATGCGAGATAAAATCTATTTTGCCCAAAGACGGGGTTTTATTAAGTTAGCACTGCGAGAGAATGTCCCCATTGTTCCAGCTATTTCCTGGGGATCCCACGACACCTTGATTGTATTAACTGATTTATATCAAATCATGGCACGGTTTCATCAGTGGGGAATGCCATGGTTATTTGATGTTGACCCTATAGTTTTTCCTTTGTATTTGGGTTTACCCTGGGGTTTAGCCCTGGGTCCACTGCCAAATATTCCTTTACCTGCTAAAATACATACTAGAGTTTGTCCACCAATTATATTTAAAAGATATGGAAAAGATGCTGTTAATGACGTGAGTTATGTCAATGAATGTTATGAACTGGTTAGGAACCAGATGCAGACAGAATTGAACCAATTGATCAAGGAAGCTAGCTAG
- a CDS encoding carotenoid oxygenase family protein — translation MIKNKKLDKKTWAHAISQPAEEFPLSQLPIITGKIPQGLRGTLYRNGPGRLQRGNMSVGHWFDGDGAILAVHFCDDGAKAVYRYVQTRGYEEETQANKFLYGNYGMTAPGMIWHKWQRLVKNAANTSVLALPDQLLALWEGDHPHALDLENLETKGLTSLGGLTQGKAYSAHPKVDYQTGEIFNFGVNIGTIGMGSPGSGILSVYKSDFTGRIIQHSQFDLTQFSLIHDFVLAGKYLVFFAPPVQLNIWSVLLGTSSYSQALTWQPHIGTQIIVIDRENLSLVSRGETESWFQWHFSNGYVDNRGIVIIDFAKYADFQTNEYLREVATGKVKTTAKTTFTRVELNPQNGRVKQLVTLLNRTCEFPSVPSKNVGKFSPATYMSIFKKGTETQGEILNSIAKFDHENGSLTEANLGLNRYPSEPIYVEDRTNSDRGWVLTVVYDGNNHSSTICIFESHRMNEEPVCQLALPSVIPHSFHGTWKPSKTI, via the coding sequence ATGATCAAAAACAAAAAATTAGATAAAAAAACTTGGGCCCATGCCATATCGCAACCAGCAGAAGAATTTCCCCTCTCTCAATTACCCATAATTACAGGTAAAATTCCCCAGGGTTTGCGGGGTACATTATACCGCAACGGTCCAGGGAGATTACAACGGGGAAATATGTCTGTGGGACACTGGTTTGATGGGGATGGAGCCATTTTAGCAGTTCACTTCTGTGATGATGGTGCTAAAGCAGTTTATCGTTATGTACAGACCAGGGGGTATGAAGAAGAAACTCAAGCAAATAAGTTTCTTTACGGTAATTATGGTATGACAGCACCGGGTATGATTTGGCATAAGTGGCAAAGACTCGTTAAAAATGCTGCTAATACTTCAGTTTTGGCATTACCAGATCAACTTTTAGCCCTTTGGGAGGGTGATCATCCCCATGCTTTAGATTTAGAGAACTTAGAAACCAAGGGTTTAACTAGTTTGGGGGGGTTAACCCAGGGAAAAGCTTATTCTGCTCATCCCAAAGTTGACTATCAAACGGGAGAAATATTTAACTTTGGGGTAAATATTGGCACTATTGGTATGGGTTCCCCAGGGAGTGGCATCCTAAGTGTTTATAAAAGTGATTTCACTGGTAGAATCATTCAACATTCCCAGTTTGATTTAACCCAATTTAGCCTAATTCATGATTTTGTTTTAGCAGGAAAATATTTAGTATTTTTTGCCCCACCTGTACAGTTAAATATCTGGTCCGTATTGTTAGGAACTAGCAGTTACAGTCAGGCTTTGACTTGGCAACCACATATAGGAACCCAGATTATTGTTATTGATAGAGAAAATTTATCTTTAGTTAGTCGAGGAGAAACCGAATCCTGGTTTCAGTGGCATTTTAGTAATGGCTATGTAGATAATAGAGGTATAGTAATTATTGACTTTGCCAAATATGCTGATTTCCAGACTAATGAATATTTACGAGAAGTAGCAACCGGAAAAGTAAAAACAACCGCCAAAACTACCTTTACCAGAGTAGAACTTAACCCCCAAAACGGTCGAGTTAAACAACTAGTCACCTTATTAAATAGAACCTGTGAATTTCCTAGTGTCCCCAGCAAAAATGTTGGCAAATTTTCACCCGCTACATACATGTCCATTTTTAAAAAAGGGACGGAGACACAAGGGGAGATATTAAATAGCATCGCCAAATTTGACCATGAGAATGGTAGTTTAACCGAAGCTAACCTGGGTTTAAACCGCTATCCGTCAGAACCTATTTATGTTGAAGATAGAACGAATTCTGACAGGGGTTGGGTATTAACAGTGGTTTATGATGGTAATAACCACAGTAGTACAATTTGCATATTCGAGAGTCATCGAATGAACGAAGAACCAGTTTGTCAACTTGCATTACCTTCCGTAATTCCCCATAGTTTTCATGGAACTTGGAAACCATCTAAAACCATATAA
- a CDS encoding succinate--CoA ligase subunit alpha: MNLKPDSKVLIQGFSELISTTHIDQMKSYYGTNLVAGVDPGHGGIMAHNLPVFDLVEEVVSSFGTIDTTIISVHPYQVLDAALEAIAANISQIIIISPGVPPLDMVTLLRKTENHEILIVGPNSPGIIVPGKILLGTQPSEFYTPGNVGIVSRSSTLTYEVAWELTKAGLGQSISVSIGSDAIVGSSFSQWLQILDEDENTEAIVLVGQPGGESEEVAAKYISTAIDKPVVAYIAGRHAPPSKSWHQSGNFATVVKRDPDFGSVSTKLSTFSNAQIPVAQYPQQIPQLLVKAMKC; this comes from the coding sequence ATGAACTTAAAGCCAGATAGTAAAGTTTTAATTCAAGGTTTTTCGGAGTTGATATCCACAACCCATATTGACCAAATGAAATCATACTATGGCACTAATTTGGTCGCTGGCGTTGATCCCGGTCATGGTGGCATAATGGCACACAATTTGCCAGTTTTTGATTTAGTGGAAGAGGTGGTATCAAGTTTCGGGACAATTGATACAACAATTATTAGTGTACATCCCTATCAAGTGTTAGATGCTGCACTAGAGGCGATCGCTGCTAACATTTCCCAGATCATTATTATCTCCCCGGGGGTGCCACCTCTGGATATGGTGACATTGCTGAGGAAAACAGAAAACCACGAAATCCTAATTGTGGGGCCTAATAGTCCGGGGATTATTGTGCCAGGGAAGATTCTCCTGGGTACTCAGCCTAGTGAATTTTATACTCCTGGCAATGTAGGTATTGTCAGTCGCAGCAGTACCCTTACCTACGAGGTAGCTTGGGAACTAACTAAAGCTGGTTTGGGTCAGTCTATTAGCGTGAGTATTGGTAGTGATGCAATTGTAGGTTCTTCCTTTTCTCAATGGTTACAAATTCTAGATGAGGATGAAAATACGGAAGCAATAGTTTTAGTTGGTCAACCGGGAGGTGAAAGTGAGGAGGTAGCTGCCAAATACATATCCACAGCTATTGATAAGCCAGTTGTTGCTTATATTGCTGGTAGACATGCACCACCTTCTAAATCCTGGCACCAATCAGGCAACTTTGCCACTGTGGTCAAACGTGATCCTGATTTTGGCAGTGTTTCTACTAAGTTAAGCACCTTTAGTAATGCCCAAATACCTGTTGCCCAATATCCTCAGCAAATTCCCCAGTTGCTGGTAAAAGCCATGAAGTGCTAA
- a CDS encoding ATP-grasp domain-containing protein, producing MDLLEYQVKEWFNKIGIPVLPSQRIDHPTDLKKLKIPYPIVLKSQVYANDRSQVGGVKIVETTIDAIAAAQSIFSLPIGGELPKVLLAESKYNAQEEFYLAVVLDTVISRPVLLGCRYIDWQSPGENMQYVVVEQEFSPFYARRLAYLMGLRGGLMQSVSDIVTKMYHLFLHKDLDLVEINPLGVSSSCQVMTLNGKIRVNERAINRHPDIADIASKIARDPGSKRINGMLVDMLGRNNQGEIGILANGTGSALTTWDAVVAAGGKPAVSLNLRHSWLNHTEPTKFSQRMETGLRVLAADRNIQVILINLLGTIPELSEVPRVMTDFMALQLEELRCFLNTPQKTLPQRLPKIVMRLAGNDFQVARKSLLSILQVQSENFILVENLDVAVKEAVSLTKSQVYRK from the coding sequence ATGGACTTACTCGAGTATCAAGTTAAGGAGTGGTTTAACAAGATAGGAATTCCCGTATTACCATCTCAAAGAATTGACCACCCCACAGATTTAAAAAAGTTAAAAATCCCCTACCCAATTGTGCTGAAATCCCAGGTGTATGCCAACGATCGCTCACAGGTTGGCGGAGTCAAAATTGTAGAAACGACCATTGATGCCATTGCAGCTGCTCAAAGTATATTTAGCTTGCCCATTGGTGGAGAACTACCAAAAGTTTTATTAGCGGAGAGCAAGTATAATGCTCAAGAAGAATTCTACCTAGCAGTAGTTTTAGATACAGTTATTAGTCGTCCTGTACTTTTAGGCTGTAGATACATAGATTGGCAGTCTCCCGGAGAGAACATGCAATACGTGGTTGTGGAACAAGAGTTTTCCCCATTTTATGCCAGAAGACTAGCATATCTCATGGGTTTGAGGGGCGGACTAATGCAGTCCGTCAGCGACATTGTGACAAAAATGTATCATTTGTTTTTGCACAAAGACTTAGATTTAGTGGAAATTAATCCTCTTGGCGTAAGTTCGTCTTGTCAAGTAATGACACTTAATGGCAAAATTAGAGTTAATGAAAGGGCTATTAATCGTCATCCAGACATAGCTGACATAGCAAGTAAAATAGCACGGGATCCCGGGAGCAAAAGAATAAATGGCATGTTGGTTGATATGCTGGGTAGGAATAACCAAGGGGAAATTGGCATATTAGCCAACGGTACTGGTTCCGCTTTAACCACTTGGGATGCAGTGGTAGCTGCAGGAGGTAAACCTGCTGTCTCCTTAAATTTACGACATTCTTGGTTGAACCACACAGAACCGACAAAATTTAGTCAACGCATGGAAACTGGACTAAGGGTTTTGGCTGCTGATCGCAATATTCAGGTGATTCTCATTAATTTGCTGGGTACTATTCCTGAACTCTCGGAAGTACCAAGAGTGATGACTGATTTTATGGCATTACAATTGGAAGAACTTAGATGCTTTTTAAATACTCCTCAGAAAACCCTCCCCCAGCGCTTACCCAAAATAGTCATGCGCCTAGCTGGTAATGATTTTCAAGTGGCCAGGAAGTCATTACTGTCCATCCTACAAGTTCAAAGCGAAAATTTCATCTTGGTTGAAAATTTGGATGTAGCTGTTAAGGAAGCAGTAAGTTTAACCAAATCACAAGTGTATAGAAAATAG
- a CDS encoding chromophore lyase CpcT/CpeT: MTHSQDLITLARWMAADFSNQAQAFENPPLYAHIRVCMRPLAYSLLSGVSLFVEQAYDYDLKDPYRVRVLKLLVEEGHIIIENYTVKDEKDLYGSSRDLGKLQNLTADRLEKLCGCNMRVEWTGSCFTGTVEPGKNCLVFRKGQKTYLDSKFEIDDQKFLSWDRGRDLETDQHVWGSLAGPFHFVRWGNFADEVQLPQYY, encoded by the coding sequence ATGACCCATTCTCAAGATCTTATTACCTTAGCTCGTTGGATGGCAGCGGATTTCAGCAATCAAGCTCAGGCTTTTGAAAATCCGCCTCTATATGCCCATATTCGTGTCTGTATGCGTCCCCTAGCTTATTCTCTCCTATCTGGAGTCAGTCTTTTTGTTGAACAAGCTTATGATTATGATCTCAAAGATCCCTATCGTGTTCGAGTATTAAAGTTATTGGTTGAAGAAGGGCACATTATCATTGAAAACTATACGGTCAAAGACGAGAAGGATCTTTATGGGTCATCTCGGGATTTGGGTAAATTACAAAATTTAACTGCCGATCGCCTGGAAAAACTATGTGGTTGTAATATGCGGGTGGAGTGGACTGGTAGTTGCTTTACCGGTACTGTGGAACCCGGTAAGAATTGTCTAGTATTTCGCAAGGGACAAAAAACCTATTTAGATAGTAAATTTGAGATAGACGACCAAAAATTCCTCAGCTGGGATAGGGGAAGAGATTTAGAAACCGATCAACATGTTTGGGGTTCCCTCGCTGGGCCATTTCACTTTGTCCGTTGGGGAAATTTCGCCGATGAGGTACAATTACCCCAGTATTATTAA
- a CDS encoding ATP-binding protein yields MAKHFNTAGPCKANIHYMLSPTARLPELKALIDGENYFIIHAPRQVGKTTAMIALAQELTDSGEYIAVMLSLEVGAPFSRDPGMAERAILDEWQESACVYLPTNLHPPRWPPSQPGRQIGAALASWAKVATRPLVVFLDEIDALADETLISVLRQLRSGYNRRPHSFPHSVGLIGMRDVRDYKVKSGGSERLNTSSPFNIKAESLTLNNFTLSEVEELYLQHTQATGQVFTPEAIQQAFYLTDGQPWLVNALARQATQVLVKDITQPITAEVINRAKEILIQRQDTHLDSLAERLREDRVKTIIEPILAGEDLPDVPQDDIRYVLDLGLCRDRGQGLEIANPIYREVLPLVLSYTTRASIGVIEPRWLNEQGELLPDELLEAFLEFWRQHGEPLLKSAPYHEIAPHLVLMAFLHRVVNGGGTLEREYAIGSGRMDICLRYGKVVMGIELKVRREKLDPLTKGLTQLDKYLDGLGLDRGWLVIFDRRAGLPPMGERISTEEVISPGGRTITVIRS; encoded by the coding sequence ATGGCTAAACACTTTAACACTGCTGGACCATGTAAAGCCAACATCCACTATATGCTTTCCCCCACCGCTCGCTTACCGGAGTTAAAAGCGCTAATTGATGGAGAAAACTACTTTATCATTCATGCACCGCGACAAGTAGGCAAAACCACCGCTATGATAGCCCTAGCCCAAGAATTGACTGATAGTGGGGAATATATCGCCGTGATGCTTTCTTTAGAAGTAGGGGCACCATTCTCCAGGGATCCGGGTATGGCTGAACGTGCAATTTTGGATGAATGGCAAGAATCCGCTTGTGTATACCTACCAACTAATCTCCACCCACCCCGTTGGCCACCATCTCAACCAGGGCGGCAAATTGGAGCCGCATTAGCTAGTTGGGCTAAGGTTGCTACTCGTCCCCTAGTGGTTTTCCTGGATGAAATTGATGCTTTAGCAGATGAAACATTGATTTCTGTTCTCAGACAATTACGCTCAGGTTACAATCGTCGTCCCCATAGCTTTCCCCATTCGGTAGGGTTAATTGGCATGCGGGATGTGCGGGACTATAAGGTTAAATCCGGTGGAAGTGAACGACTTAATACGTCAAGTCCTTTCAATATCAAGGCTGAGTCTTTAACCCTAAATAATTTTACTTTATCAGAAGTAGAAGAACTTTACTTACAACATACACAAGCTACGGGACAGGTGTTTACCCCGGAAGCCATTCAACAGGCATTTTATTTAACCGATGGACAACCGTGGTTAGTCAACGCCCTAGCTCGTCAAGCTACCCAGGTTTTGGTGAAAGATATTACCCAACCCATTACTGCTGAAGTCATTAACCGAGCCAAAGAAATTCTGATTCAGCGCCAGGATACCCATTTAGACAGCTTAGCAGAGCGATTACGGGAAGATAGAGTCAAAACCATTATTGAACCAATTTTAGCGGGTGAAGATTTACCTGATGTACCCCAGGATGATATTCGTTATGTCCTGGATTTAGGACTGTGTCGAGACCGAGGACAGGGTTTGGAAATTGCCAATCCAATTTATCGGGAAGTTCTACCCTTGGTGTTAAGTTACACAACCAGGGCTTCCATTGGAGTTATTGAACCTCGTTGGTTAAATGAACAGGGGGAGCTATTACCCGATGAATTATTGGAAGCATTTCTGGAATTTTGGCGACAACATGGGGAACCACTGCTCAAAAGTGCGCCCTACCATGAGATTGCTCCCCATTTGGTATTAATGGCATTTTTACATCGAGTAGTAAACGGTGGTGGTACGTTAGAGCGGGAATATGCCATTGGTTCTGGAAGAATGGATATTTGTTTACGCTATGGCAAGGTAGTGATGGGCATAGAGTTAAAGGTGCGGAGGGAAAAGTTGGATCCCCTAACCAAGGGTTTGACCCAACTGGATAAATACCTGGATGGGTTAGGATTGGATAGAGGGTGGTTAGTGATTTTTGATCGCCGTGCGGGATTACCACCCATGGGAGAGAGAATTAGTACGGAGGAGGTCATTAGTCCGGGGGGACGAACCATTACCGTCATTCGTAGTTAG
- a CDS encoding M61 family metallopeptidase: MNGTEQKLSSRDLLQQTNTSTHYWVSMPKPENHLFEVTLHIDNYPGIVVDLKMPVWTPGSYLVREYAKNLQDFTAFAGSKPLRWKKVSKNHWQVEKGKANQVVVRYRIFAHELSVRTNHLDATHGYFNGAGMFFRIPGWEQKPIYITVVTPNPQWQVTTALPLVNQEANTFLADNFDALIDSPFEIGNHHLHHFQVGNKPHELAIWGKGNYQIKQVLDDLQKIITREAQIFGGLPYERYVFILHLSHDLYGGLEHKNSCSLIYDRLGFRSKEKYERFMQLLAHEFFHLWNVKRIRPRELQSFDYDQENYTPSLWFCEGITSYYDLLIPFQAGIYDARSYFHHLSQQITRYLTTPGRYVQPLSESSFDAWIKLYRPSPNSRNSQISYYLKGEMVALLLDLLIRDRHQNTVSLNDVMVEMWRKFGTQKTGYTTQDLKEVIEQVAQIDLSDFFKQYIDGLEHLPFLKYLEPFGLALVEQSESAPYLGIRVEPENGQETIKFVEAHSPASTAGLDVGDELLAIDGIKVGINQLGHRLQDYQPKDTIEITVFHQDELRNYKVTLGKPRPNKYQLRPVENPSTSQKNNFLGWLGVPITTTQ, encoded by the coding sequence ATGAACGGGACAGAACAAAAATTATCATCTAGGGATCTACTGCAACAAACTAACACATCAACTCACTATTGGGTATCAATGCCTAAACCAGAAAATCACCTATTTGAGGTGACTCTGCACATTGACAACTACCCCGGAATAGTCGTTGATTTGAAAATGCCCGTATGGACACCAGGGTCATACTTGGTGCGAGAATATGCTAAAAACCTACAGGATTTTACCGCATTTGCTGGTTCTAAACCTTTAAGGTGGAAGAAGGTTAGCAAAAATCACTGGCAAGTAGAAAAAGGTAAAGCTAATCAGGTCGTTGTACGCTATCGTATTTTTGCCCACGAACTGTCAGTACGTACAAATCACCTGGATGCTACCCATGGTTATTTTAACGGTGCAGGGATGTTTTTTAGAATCCCTGGTTGGGAACAAAAGCCAATTTACATTACTGTGGTCACACCTAATCCACAATGGCAAGTAACTACCGCCTTACCACTAGTTAACCAAGAGGCTAATACATTTTTAGCAGATAATTTCGATGCTCTGATTGATAGTCCTTTTGAAATCGGTAATCATCATTTACATCACTTCCAAGTAGGGAATAAACCTCATGAATTAGCAATTTGGGGGAAGGGAAATTATCAAATCAAACAGGTACTAGATGATTTACAAAAAATTATCACCCGTGAGGCACAAATATTCGGGGGGTTACCTTATGAAAGATATGTATTTATCCTCCACTTAAGCCATGATCTTTATGGAGGTCTAGAGCATAAAAATTCCTGTTCCTTAATTTATGATCGGCTAGGATTTAGGTCTAAGGAAAAATATGAAAGATTCATGCAATTGTTAGCCCATGAATTCTTTCATCTGTGGAATGTGAAAAGAATTCGTCCCCGGGAGTTACAGAGTTTTGATTATGACCAGGAGAACTATACACCTTCTTTATGGTTTTGCGAAGGAATTACCAGTTACTATGATTTACTAATTCCTTTTCAAGCAGGAATTTATGACGCCAGGTCTTATTTCCATCATTTGAGTCAGCAAATTACCCGATACCTCACAACTCCAGGGCGTTATGTCCAACCCCTGAGTGAATCTAGTTTTGATGCTTGGATTAAGTTATATCGTCCCTCTCCTAATAGTCGAAATTCTCAAATTTCTTACTATTTAAAAGGGGAAATGGTCGCCTTGTTATTAGATTTGCTCATTCGCGATCGCCATCAAAATACAGTTTCTTTAAATGATGTGATGGTGGAAATGTGGCGGAAATTTGGTACACAGAAAACTGGTTATACTACCCAAGATTTAAAAGAAGTCATTGAACAGGTAGCCCAAATAGATTTATCTGACTTCTTTAAACAATATATAGATGGTCTAGAGCATTTACCATTCCTCAAGTATTTAGAACCTTTTGGGTTGGCATTAGTCGAGCAATCCGAGTCCGCACCTTATCTGGGAATTAGGGTGGAACCGGAAAATGGACAGGAAACTATTAAGTTTGTGGAAGCTCACTCCCCTGCTAGTACAGCAGGATTAGATGTGGGTGATGAACTGTTAGCCATTGATGGGATTAAGGTAGGTATAAATCAACTAGGTCATCGGTTACAAGACTATCAACCCAAGGACACCATTGAAATAACGGTTTTTCACCAGGATGAATTGCGGAACTACAAGGTGACCTTGGGCAAACCACGTCCCAACAAATATCAATTACGTCCAGTGGAAAATCCTAGTACCAGTCAAAAAAACAACTTTCTAGGTTGGCTAGGAGTACCAATCACCACAACTCAGTGA
- a CDS encoding LL-diaminopimelate aminotransferase — translation MATINDNYLKLKAGYLFPEIARRVNAFAQANPDAQIIRLGIGDVTEPLPDACRHAMIQAVHDLGDRTTFKGYGPEQGYIWLREKIAVHDFQARGAAIEADEIFISDGSKCDTGNILDIFGRNNIIAVTDPVYPVYVDTNVMAGNTGEANDKGEYGGLVYLPVTAENNFTAEIPQQKVDLIYLCFPNNPTGATATKEHLKDWVNYARSQGSIIFFDAAYEAFITDPDLPHSIYEIEGARECAIEFRSFSKNAGFTGTRCALTVVPKILTAKAADGSNIELWKLWNRRQSTKFNGVSYIVQKGAEAVYSEEGQAQIKALVSFYLENAQIIRQQLTSAGLKVYGGVNAPYVWVKTPAGLTSWEFFDKLLQTVNVVGTPGSGFGAAGEGYFRISAFNSRENVEVAMQRITEKFSINLP, via the coding sequence ATGGCTACTATTAACGACAACTACCTAAAACTAAAAGCTGGTTATCTGTTTCCAGAAATTGCTAGAAGGGTCAATGCTTTTGCCCAAGCTAACCCTGATGCCCAAATTATTCGTCTGGGTATTGGTGATGTTACTGAACCACTGCCAGATGCTTGTCGTCATGCTATGATTCAAGCTGTTCATGATCTGGGCGATCGCACTACTTTTAAGGGTTATGGACCGGAACAGGGTTATATTTGGTTACGGGAAAAAATAGCTGTTCATGATTTTCAAGCAAGGGGAGCTGCTATAGAAGCAGATGAAATCTTTATTTCTGACGGTTCTAAATGCGATACGGGTAATATTTTAGATATTTTTGGCAGAAATAACATTATTGCTGTTACTGACCCTGTATATCCCGTTTACGTCGATACTAATGTGATGGCTGGCAATACTGGAGAAGCTAACGACAAGGGAGAGTATGGTGGTTTGGTGTATTTACCTGTGACTGCGGAAAATAACTTCACAGCGGAAATACCTCAACAAAAGGTAGATCTAATTTATTTATGTTTTCCTAATAATCCTACCGGTGCAACAGCTACCAAGGAACATTTAAAAGACTGGGTAAACTATGCTAGATCCCAGGGATCGATAATTTTCTTTGATGCTGCTTATGAAGCATTTATTACCGATCCTGATCTTCCCCATTCTATTTATGAAATTGAAGGTGCTAGGGAATGTGCCATAGAATTTCGTTCTTTCTCTAAAAATGCTGGGTTCACTGGTACCCGTTGCGCTTTAACCGTTGTTCCCAAAATCCTAACTGCTAAAGCTGCAGATGGTTCCAATATAGAATTGTGGAAATTATGGAACCGTCGTCAGTCTACCAAATTTAATGGGGTTTCTTATATTGTCCAAAAGGGTGCAGAAGCTGTTTACTCTGAGGAAGGACAAGCTCAAATCAAGGCCTTAGTAAGTTTCTATTTGGAAAATGCTCAAATCATTCGTCAACAATTAACTAGTGCAGGTCTAAAAGTTTATGGTGGAGTAAATGCTCCCTATGTATGGGTGAAGACACCAGCTGGTTTAACTAGTTGGGAGTTTTTTGACAAACTACTACAGACTGTAAATGTTGTAGGAACTCCCGGTTCGGGTTTTGGTGCTGCTGGTGAAGGTTACTTCCGCATTTCCGCATTTAATAGTCGAGAAAATGTGGAAGTAGCAATGCAACGAATTACAGAAAAGTTCTCCATCAATTTGCCATAA
- a CDS encoding 2-phosphosulfolactate phosphatase family protein — protein sequence MKIFVYHTPELTPTGEIPECAIAVDVLRATSTIATVLAAGGEAVQVFSDLNELTEVSEQWPAQKRLRAGERGGGKVAGFELGNSPLDCTPELVEGRRLFISTTNGTRALKRIEDAPIVLAAALINRSAVVNFLLEKQPQSVWIVGSGWEGSFSLEDTVCAGAIAHSIWQKTGLELDQIAGNDEVTSAIALYEQWEDNLIGLFHQASHGKRLLRLECAEDLKYCAQTDILNVLPLQKQPGVLTSHNAH from the coding sequence GTGAAGATATTTGTATATCATACTCCAGAATTAACCCCCACAGGGGAAATACCAGAATGTGCGATCGCCGTCGATGTTCTACGCGCCACTAGCACTATAGCTACAGTGTTGGCTGCTGGTGGCGAAGCGGTACAAGTTTTTTCTGACCTCAACGAACTAACAGAGGTTAGCGAACAATGGCCTGCGCAAAAGCGATTACGGGCTGGAGAACGAGGTGGTGGTAAGGTAGCTGGGTTTGAATTAGGTAATTCCCCTCTGGATTGCACACCAGAACTAGTGGAAGGGAGACGTTTATTTATTAGTACCACCAATGGCACCCGTGCCCTAAAACGAATAGAAGATGCCCCAATTGTTTTAGCAGCAGCCCTAATCAATCGCTCTGCAGTAGTCAATTTTTTATTAGAGAAACAACCCCAAAGCGTCTGGATAGTTGGTTCGGGGTGGGAGGGGAGTTTCTCCCTGGAAGATACTGTTTGTGCAGGTGCGATCGCCCATAGTATTTGGCAGAAAACCGGTTTAGAGTTGGATCAAATTGCCGGTAATGATGAAGTTACGAGTGCGATCGCTCTTTATGAACAATGGGAAGATAATTTAATAGGATTATTTCATCAAGCCAGTCATGGTAAAAGATTATTACGTCTAGAATGTGCAGAGGACTTAAAATATTGTGCTCAGACGGACATTTTAAACGTTTTACCCCTACAGAAACAGCCAGGTGTTTTAACAAGTCACAATGCTCACTGA